One genomic region from Ornithinicoccus hortensis encodes:
- a CDS encoding M1 family metallopeptidase, with translation MDLLGSTSPARRSTPRVSPSRRRASAAAALVLCLGLATTAAGAAPGEQPDRAQPAERAQPSEQGRPVLGDDGAGDPYFPLAGNGGIDVDHYSLDLTYTPPEAAPAPLEGHLEGVATIRLTTTEKLRRFNLDLRGPEVSQVRIDGKRTRFAQVENELQVWARGLLHQGEEVEVEVFYEATTTRPTDIEGALYGWVTTRDGAMVVSEPDGSATWFPVSDHPTDKATYDFEITVPDGLVAVANGVLEDESSEDGWTTWTWDAPDPMAAYLATATVGDFELTTTTGPDGIPIIDAIDPALPPANSADLTRTPEMLEFFAERYGPYPFVSYGAIVDDDSVGYALETQTRSFFSVRAREGTVAHELAHQWMGNHVSPGRWADIWLNEGWASYSTWMWNEHDGDATAQESFEQVMAIPADNGFWSVVVADPGSLCLFCGAIYDRGAATLHALRGEIGDDAFFELAQQWVATYGGGTATTADFEALAEEVSGQDLTTFFDVWVHQPVKPTEW, from the coding sequence ATGGACCTTCTCGGCAGCACCTCCCCCGCCCGCCGCTCCACACCCCGCGTCTCCCCCTCCCGTCGCCGCGCCAGCGCCGCGGCCGCCCTCGTCCTCTGCCTGGGCCTGGCCACCACCGCGGCCGGCGCAGCCCCCGGCGAGCAGCCCGACCGCGCCCAACCCGCGGAGCGCGCCCAACCTTCGGAGCAGGGACGCCCCGTCCTCGGCGACGACGGCGCCGGCGACCCGTACTTCCCGCTCGCCGGCAACGGCGGGATCGACGTCGACCACTACTCCCTCGACCTGACCTATACCCCACCGGAGGCCGCCCCGGCACCGCTGGAGGGCCACCTGGAGGGCGTGGCGACGATCCGGCTGACCACCACCGAGAAGCTGCGCCGCTTCAACCTCGACCTGCGCGGCCCGGAGGTCAGCCAGGTCCGGATCGACGGCAAGCGCACGCGCTTCGCCCAGGTCGAGAACGAGTTGCAGGTCTGGGCCCGTGGCCTGCTGCACCAGGGCGAGGAGGTCGAGGTGGAGGTCTTCTACGAGGCGACCACCACCCGACCGACCGACATCGAGGGGGCGCTCTACGGGTGGGTCACCACCCGGGACGGCGCCATGGTGGTGAGCGAACCGGACGGGTCGGCGACCTGGTTCCCGGTCAGCGACCATCCCACGGACAAGGCCACCTACGACTTCGAGATCACCGTGCCGGACGGGCTGGTCGCGGTGGCCAACGGCGTGCTGGAGGACGAGTCCTCCGAGGACGGCTGGACCACCTGGACCTGGGACGCCCCGGACCCGATGGCCGCCTACCTGGCCACGGCGACCGTCGGCGACTTCGAGCTGACCACCACGACCGGACCGGACGGCATACCGATCATCGACGCCATCGACCCGGCGCTGCCCCCGGCGAACTCGGCCGACCTGACACGGACCCCGGAGATGCTGGAGTTCTTCGCCGAGCGCTACGGCCCCTACCCATTCGTGTCCTACGGGGCGATCGTCGACGACGACTCGGTCGGCTATGCCCTGGAGACGCAGACCCGCTCTTTCTTCAGCGTGCGGGCGCGCGAGGGCACGGTGGCGCACGAGCTGGCGCACCAGTGGATGGGCAACCACGTCAGCCCGGGCCGTTGGGCCGATATCTGGCTCAACGAGGGGTGGGCGAGCTACTCCACCTGGATGTGGAACGAGCACGACGGCGACGCCACCGCGCAGGAGTCGTTCGAGCAGGTCATGGCGATCCCGGCGGACAACGGGTTCTGGTCGGTCGTCGTCGCCGACCCGGGCTCGCTCTGCCTCTTCTGTGGGGCCATCTACGACCGCGGCGCCGCCACGCTCCACGCGTTGCGCGGCGAGATCGGCGACGACGCGTTCTTCGAACTGGCCCAGCAGTGGGTGGCGACCTACGGCGGAGGCACCGCGACGACGGCCGACTTCGAGGCGCTGGCCGAGGAGGTCTCCGGTCAGGACCTGACGACCTTCTTCGACGTCTGGGTGCACCAGCCGGTCAAACCGACGGAGTGGTGA
- a CDS encoding AMIN-like domain-containing (lipo)protein, translating to MVHRRGSVWGGTIACVVLLAACGLATEDPQVPSTPPQDDLSSPSVTSTPTPSGTGPDSTSGPPATSEPSTTQPTSTTTGGTGPTTSTGAPDLEGFLPPGEQSVQDPTGQVDLVVSDVRVGAQPGFDRVVFDLAGTGTVGWRVEYTEEPAQDGSGAPVDLAGDYVLAVHIQGTGLPGAEETVYDPPQLLVPGTGLTEVTEVLRLTPFEGQLNAYIGVASEQPFRVSRLDGPERLVVDVAHG from the coding sequence GTGGTGCACCGGCGAGGGAGCGTGTGGGGCGGCACGATCGCGTGTGTCGTGCTCCTGGCCGCCTGTGGACTGGCGACCGAGGATCCGCAGGTCCCGAGCACCCCGCCGCAGGACGACCTGTCCAGCCCGAGCGTCACGTCCACCCCGACACCCTCCGGCACCGGACCGGACTCGACCTCCGGGCCCCCCGCTACCTCCGAGCCGAGCACCACCCAGCCCACCTCCACGACGACGGGCGGCACCGGGCCCACCACGTCGACGGGCGCCCCCGACCTGGAGGGTTTCCTGCCGCCGGGGGAGCAGTCGGTGCAGGACCCCACGGGTCAGGTGGACCTGGTGGTCTCTGACGTGCGGGTCGGCGCGCAGCCGGGGTTCGACCGGGTGGTCTTCGACCTCGCCGGGACGGGGACCGTGGGGTGGCGGGTGGAGTACACCGAGGAGCCGGCCCAGGACGGCAGCGGTGCGCCGGTCGACCTGGCCGGCGACTACGTGCTGGCGGTGCATATCCAGGGGACGGGCCTGCCCGGGGCGGAGGAGACGGTCTACGACCCGCCGCAGTTGCTGGTGCCGGGGACCGGCCTGACCGAGGTCACCGAGGTGCTGCGGCTGACGCCCTTCGAGGGGCAGCTCAACGCCTACATCGGCGTCGCCTCGGAGCAGCCGTTCCGGGTCAGCCGGCTGGACGGGCCCGAACGGCTCGTCGTGGACGTGGCCCACGGCTGA
- the hrpA gene encoding ATP-dependent RNA helicase HrpA, which translates to MPEHARPPRRARRPGRRPPRQGGDPAARAERLARRRALVPTGIDYPADLPVVERRDDIAGAIRDHQVVIVAGETGSGKTTQLPKICLELGRGVNGTIGHTQPRRIAARSVAERIAEELGVETGGVVGYQVRFTDHSTRDTLVKVMTDGILLAELQRDRELRRYDTLIIDEAHERSLNIDFILGYLRQLLPRRPDLKVIITSATIDVERFAEHFADGEGCPAPVVEVSGRTYPVEVRYRPLVRPGPPAKDGTPTTVDVDQVTGLCEAVEELWTESPDDGGPQDILVFCSGEREIRDAADALAGLNLPATEVLPLYGRLSAAEQHRVFSRHAGRRIVVSTNVAETSLTVPGIRYVVDTGTARISRYSQRLKVQRLPIEPISQASANQRSGRCGRLADGIAVRLYSEEDFASRPEFTDPEILRTNLASVILQMTSLGLGEIAAFPFVEPPDSRQVADGVRLLTELQAIDPDAPVHLPRKRLTAYGRAIAQLPVDPRLARMLIEAERNGALREVLVIVSALSIQDPRERPTDKQAQADQSHARFREGADDSDFLTILNLWRYLKRQQKELSGSAFRRMCKREYLHYLRVREWQDLHTQLKQACKQVGLGLNDNDAGPDAIHQSLLAGLLSLVGLYDRDKREYLGARGARFHLQPGSALFKKNPDWVMTAELVETTRLWARVNARTDPAWVERAAGHLVKRSYSEPRWSRSRGSAIADERVTLYGVPLAAGRAVPLGRVDPETARDLFIRHGLVEGDWDTRHDFFHANRKLIRQLGELEARARRRDILVDDETLVEFYDQRIPAEVVSGAHFDTWWKRARRGDAELLTFTEDLLVSDGAGRVSDSDYPGTWRQGDLELPLTYQFSPGSDADGVTVHIPIEVLNRLTPDGFDWLVPGLREDLVTALVKALPKATRRHFVPAPDHARRALRAMGPEGGSGPIDEALADALSADGPVRVDPDEFDWARVPDHLRVTFRVERRADPAGRRGGRPRGRVEVLGEGKDLAALQQQLAPQVRTTMARAAASVEKQGLTTWDFGVLPETFEQQVGPRTVQGYPALVDTGSAVDIRVLGTASERDRATRLGIRRLLLLNTTAPWKRLLALLTNQQKLALGNNPHGSVPALLEDALACAVDSVVAEMPGATVRRPEDFDAALSQVRQQAVPRVLQIVENLVPVLDTAREVGLALTRLTSPAAADLATDLRRQLDQLVRPGFVADTGYTRLPHLRRYLAGMAERLEKGPQDVRRDADRMATVHQVEQEYADFLAQLPPHRRTDPDVVDIGWQLQELRVSLFAQRLGTPQPVSAKRIYAAMDRAEDATA; encoded by the coding sequence ATGCCCGAGCACGCCCGCCCTCCTCGGCGTGCCCGTCGACCGGGACGTCGCCCGCCCAGGCAGGGCGGCGACCCCGCGGCCAGGGCGGAGCGCCTCGCCCGACGCCGGGCGCTGGTGCCGACCGGGATCGACTACCCGGCCGACTTGCCGGTGGTCGAGCGCCGGGACGACATCGCGGGGGCCATCCGGGACCACCAGGTCGTCATCGTGGCGGGCGAGACAGGGTCGGGCAAGACCACCCAGCTGCCCAAGATCTGTCTGGAGCTCGGCCGCGGGGTGAACGGCACGATCGGGCACACCCAGCCGCGCCGGATCGCGGCCCGTTCGGTGGCCGAGCGGATCGCCGAGGAACTGGGCGTGGAGACCGGTGGCGTGGTCGGCTACCAGGTGCGGTTCACCGACCACTCGACCAGGGACACCCTGGTCAAGGTGATGACCGACGGCATCCTGCTGGCCGAGCTGCAGCGCGACCGGGAGCTTCGCCGCTACGACACGCTGATCATCGACGAGGCGCACGAGCGCAGCCTCAACATCGACTTCATCCTCGGCTACCTGCGCCAGCTGCTCCCGCGCCGTCCGGACCTCAAGGTGATCATCACCTCGGCCACCATCGACGTGGAGCGTTTTGCCGAACACTTCGCCGACGGGGAGGGGTGCCCGGCACCGGTCGTCGAGGTGTCCGGGCGGACCTACCCGGTCGAGGTGCGTTACCGCCCCCTGGTGCGCCCCGGCCCGCCGGCGAAGGACGGCACCCCGACCACCGTGGACGTCGACCAGGTCACCGGGCTGTGCGAGGCCGTCGAGGAGCTGTGGACCGAGTCCCCGGACGACGGTGGGCCCCAGGACATCCTGGTGTTCTGTTCCGGCGAGCGGGAGATCCGGGACGCCGCCGACGCCCTCGCGGGTCTGAACCTGCCGGCCACCGAGGTGCTCCCGCTCTACGGCCGGCTCTCCGCGGCCGAACAGCACCGGGTGTTCTCCCGGCATGCCGGGCGCCGGATCGTGGTCTCCACCAACGTGGCCGAGACCTCGCTCACCGTGCCGGGGATCCGGTATGTCGTCGACACCGGCACCGCGCGGATCTCCCGCTACAGCCAGCGGCTGAAGGTGCAGCGCCTGCCGATCGAACCGATCAGCCAGGCCAGTGCCAACCAGCGCTCCGGCCGGTGCGGGCGCCTCGCCGACGGCATCGCGGTCCGGCTCTACTCGGAGGAGGACTTCGCGTCGCGACCGGAGTTCACCGACCCCGAGATCCTGCGGACCAACCTGGCCAGCGTCATCCTGCAGATGACCAGCCTGGGACTGGGAGAGATCGCCGCCTTCCCCTTCGTCGAGCCGCCGGACTCCCGCCAGGTGGCCGACGGGGTGCGGTTGCTCACCGAGTTGCAGGCGATCGACCCGGACGCCCCGGTCCACCTCCCGCGCAAGCGGCTCACGGCATACGGCAGGGCGATCGCCCAGCTCCCGGTGGACCCGCGGCTGGCCCGGATGCTGATCGAGGCCGAGCGCAACGGTGCGCTGCGCGAGGTGCTGGTCATCGTGTCCGCCCTGTCGATCCAGGACCCCAGGGAACGGCCGACCGACAAGCAGGCGCAGGCAGACCAGTCGCACGCGCGCTTCCGGGAGGGGGCCGACGACTCCGACTTCCTGACCATCCTGAACCTCTGGCGCTACCTGAAGCGGCAGCAGAAGGAGCTCTCCGGCAGCGCGTTCCGGCGGATGTGCAAACGGGAGTACCTGCACTACCTGCGGGTCCGCGAGTGGCAGGACCTGCACACCCAGCTCAAGCAGGCGTGCAAGCAGGTCGGGCTGGGCCTCAACGACAACGACGCGGGACCGGACGCGATCCACCAGTCGCTGCTGGCGGGCCTGCTCTCGCTGGTCGGGCTCTACGACAGGGACAAGCGCGAGTACCTCGGGGCGCGCGGCGCCCGGTTCCACCTCCAGCCGGGTTCGGCGCTGTTCAAGAAGAACCCCGACTGGGTGATGACCGCCGAGCTGGTCGAGACCACCCGGCTGTGGGCGCGGGTCAATGCGCGCACCGACCCGGCCTGGGTGGAGCGGGCGGCGGGCCACCTGGTGAAGCGCAGCTACTCCGAGCCCCGGTGGTCACGCAGCCGCGGCAGCGCGATCGCCGACGAACGGGTGACCCTGTATGGCGTGCCGCTGGCCGCCGGTCGCGCCGTCCCGCTGGGCAGGGTGGACCCGGAGACGGCCCGCGACCTGTTCATCCGGCACGGACTTGTCGAGGGCGACTGGGACACCCGGCACGACTTCTTCCACGCCAACCGCAAGCTGATCCGGCAGCTGGGCGAGCTGGAGGCGCGGGCCCGCCGCCGCGACATCCTGGTCGACGACGAGACCCTGGTCGAGTTCTACGACCAGCGCATCCCGGCCGAGGTGGTGTCCGGGGCCCACTTCGACACCTGGTGGAAGCGGGCCCGGCGGGGGGATGCCGAGCTGCTCACCTTCACCGAGGACCTGCTGGTCAGCGACGGGGCCGGCCGGGTCAGCGACAGCGACTACCCGGGCACCTGGCGACAAGGCGACCTGGAGCTCCCGCTCACCTACCAGTTCTCACCCGGATCCGACGCCGACGGCGTGACCGTGCACATCCCGATCGAGGTGCTCAACCGGCTCACCCCCGACGGGTTCGACTGGCTGGTGCCCGGACTGCGCGAGGACCTGGTGACCGCGCTGGTCAAGGCGCTGCCGAAGGCCACCAGACGGCACTTCGTGCCCGCCCCAGACCACGCCCGGCGGGCGCTGCGGGCGATGGGCCCGGAGGGCGGGTCGGGGCCGATCGACGAGGCGCTCGCCGACGCGCTGTCGGCCGACGGCCCGGTGCGGGTCGATCCGGACGAATTCGACTGGGCCAGGGTGCCGGACCATCTGCGGGTCACCTTCCGGGTCGAGCGGCGCGCCGACCCGGCCGGGCGTCGGGGTGGCCGGCCGCGGGGCCGCGTCGAGGTGCTCGGCGAGGGCAAGGACCTCGCGGCCCTGCAACAGCAGCTGGCCCCCCAGGTCCGCACCACCATGGCCCGGGCGGCCGCCTCCGTGGAGAAGCAGGGGCTGACGACCTGGGACTTCGGGGTGCTGCCGGAGACCTTCGAGCAGCAGGTCGGGCCCCGGACGGTGCAGGGCTACCCGGCCCTGGTCGACACCGGGTCCGCGGTCGACATCCGGGTGCTCGGCACCGCCTCGGAGCGGGACCGCGCCACCCGCCTGGGCATCCGCCGGCTGTTGCTGCTCAACACCACGGCGCCCTGGAAGCGGCTGTTGGCGCTGCTGACCAACCAGCAGAAGCTGGCGCTGGGCAACAACCCGCACGGCTCGGTGCCCGCGCTGCTGGAGGACGCGCTGGCCTGCGCGGTGGACTCGGTCGTCGCGGAGATGCCGGGCGCCACGGTCCGCAGACCGGAGGACTTCGACGCGGCCCTGTCGCAGGTGCGCCAGCAGGCGGTGCCCCGGGTGCTGCAGATCGTGGAGAACCTGGTGCCGGTCCTCGACACGGCCCGGGAGGTCGGGCTCGCCCTGACCCGGCTGACCAGCCCGGCGGCGGCGGACCTCGCCACCGACCTCAGGCGCCAACTGGACCAGCTGGTCCGGCCGGGCTTCGTGGCCGACACCGGGTACACGCGGCTGCCGCACCTGCGGCGCTACCTGGCGGGCATGGCCGAGCGCCTGGAGAAGGGGCCGCAGGACGTGCGGCGCGACGCCGATCGGATGGCGACGGTCCACCAGGTCGAGCAGGAGTATGCCGACTTCCTGGCCCAGCTGCCCCCGCACCGGCGGACCGATCCGGACGTGGTCGACATCGGCTGGCAGCTGCAGGAGCTCCGGGTCAGCCTGTTCGCCCAGCGTCTCGGCACGCCGCAGCCGGTCTCGGCCAAGCGGATCTACGCCGCGATGGACCGCGCGGAGGACGCCACGGCGTGA
- a CDS encoding TetR/AcrR family transcriptional regulator, with amino-acid sequence MSTGFGSPATADRRGPAAPAGRARGRHAGLTRDAVLAAAVTLVDEQGLAALSMRRLGAELGVEAMALYHHVGSKDALLDGLVEQLFLASLPEPTEGEPWREVVRRHARGILDTLLAHPNLVPVVLSRPAVTPSALSALERSVAVARTSGMPAHRALDLVYAVIGFVVGHVAMGGDAGEGSTARLRLLASLDLDEFPELADAVRSAEGTGPRTSTFDATLDAILTGFDTGTDDI; translated from the coding sequence ATGTCAACGGGATTTGGCTCCCCCGCCACCGCCGATCGACGAGGCCCCGCCGCGCCAGCTGGACGAGCGCGTGGACGACATGCGGGGCTAACCCGGGACGCAGTCCTCGCCGCTGCGGTGACGCTGGTGGATGAGCAGGGGTTGGCCGCACTGTCGATGCGCCGACTCGGGGCGGAACTCGGCGTCGAGGCGATGGCGCTGTATCACCACGTCGGCAGCAAGGACGCCTTGTTGGATGGTCTGGTCGAGCAGCTCTTCCTGGCCTCCCTGCCGGAGCCCACCGAGGGTGAACCGTGGCGGGAGGTGGTGCGCCGCCACGCACGGGGCATCCTGGACACGCTGCTGGCCCACCCCAACTTGGTGCCGGTGGTGCTCAGCAGACCGGCTGTGACGCCGAGCGCGCTCTCGGCGCTGGAGCGCTCCGTCGCCGTGGCCCGCACGTCCGGGATGCCGGCGCACCGCGCGCTGGACCTTGTCTACGCGGTGATCGGGTTCGTGGTCGGTCACGTCGCGATGGGTGGCGACGCCGGCGAGGGCTCGACCGCGCGGCTGCGGTTGCTGGCCAGCCTGGATTTGGACGAGTTCCCCGAGCTGGCGGACGCCGTCCGCTCCGCGGAGGGGACCGGGCCACGGACCAGCACCTTCGACGCCACCCTCGATGCCATCCTCACCGGCTTCGACACCGGCACCGACGACATATGA
- a CDS encoding GNAT family N-acetyltransferase — MSIRVRPAAPREAAALSALALRSKAHWGYDAEFLEACRAELTYTAEQIAGAGAPQQGGGFGVVEFGVVDAAGGTPAGFFRFSGTPPVGELDALFVDPAHIGTGLGGLLLRAALEQAATAGFTTLELDADPGAAPFYRHHGARQVGDSPSGSIPGRVLPRLRFRLSGAGSAIPD; from the coding sequence ATGTCGATCCGGGTCCGACCAGCAGCACCCCGGGAGGCCGCCGCGCTGTCGGCGCTGGCACTGCGGTCCAAGGCCCACTGGGGCTACGACGCCGAGTTCCTGGAGGCCTGCCGGGCCGAACTGACCTACACCGCGGAGCAGATCGCGGGTGCGGGGGCTCCGCAGCAGGGTGGCGGGTTCGGCGTCGTGGAATTCGGCGTCGTGGATGCCGCGGGCGGCACCCCGGCCGGCTTCTTCCGCTTCTCCGGCACTCCCCCGGTCGGTGAGCTCGACGCCCTGTTCGTCGACCCGGCGCACATCGGCACCGGCCTGGGTGGTCTCCTGCTGCGGGCCGCCCTGGAGCAGGCGGCCACGGCCGGCTTCACGACGCTGGAGCTCGACGCCGATCCGGGGGCCGCTCCCTTCTACCGTCACCACGGGGCCCGACAGGTCGGGGACTCGCCGAGCGGATCGATCCCCGGCCGGGTCCTGCCCCGCCTGCGGTTCCGGTTATCCGGTGCGGGATCGGCCATTCCGGACTAG